The following proteins come from a genomic window of Rutidosis leptorrhynchoides isolate AG116_Rl617_1_P2 chromosome 10, CSIRO_AGI_Rlap_v1, whole genome shotgun sequence:
- the LOC139871759 gene encoding reticulon-like protein B4, translating into MGEQGDKIDPKIESSFMDKITHRDNSSSSDSDSDKKKKHQQHYYDDELKKKHHDATSSPSSSSSSMKSKIYRLFGREKPVHKVFGGGKPADVFLWRNKKISASVLGGATAVWVFFELLEYHLLTLVCYFLILTFAILFIWSNASKFINKSPPSIPEVRIPEDKYLQFAAGLRNEINQGLDTLRNIASGRDLKKFLFVVAGLWILSIVGSWCNFLTLFYITFVLLHTIPVLYEKYEDKIDAFAEKAMIEIKKQYAVFDAKVVSKIPRGPLKDKKRA; encoded by the exons ATGGGGGAACAAGGTGACAAAATCGACCCCAAAATTGAATCTTCTTTTATGGATAAAATTACTCACCGCGATAATTCTTCATCTTCGGATTCTGATTCCGATAAGAAGAAAAAACATCAGCAGCACTACTACGATGATGAGTTGAAGAAGAAGCATCATGATGCCACCTcatcaccttcttcttcttcttcttcgatgaAATCCAAGATCTACCGCTTGTTTGGTAGAGAGAAACCTGTTCATAAAGTTTTTGGTGGTGGAAAAC CTGCTGATGTGTTCTTATGGAGGAACAAGAAGATATCAGCGAGTGTACTTGGTGGAGCAACTGCAGTGTGGGTGTTTTTCGAACTACTCGAGTACCATTTGCTTACTTTGGTATGCTACTTTCTGATACTTACATTTGCTATTCTCTTCATATGGTCCAATGCTTCTAAGTTCATCAACAA GTCCCCTCCAAGTATCCCTGAAGTGCGAATTCCAGAGGACAAGTACTTACAATTTGCTGCTGGTTTAAGGAATGAAATCAATCAGGGTCTTGATACGCTGAGGAACATCGCATCTGGGAGGGATTTAAAGAAGTTTCTTTTT GTTGTTGCTGGACTTTGGATTCTTTCCATTGTGGGGAGCTGGTGCAATTTCTTGACATTGTTTTACATAA CTTTTGTGCTTCTACACACAATTCCAGTTCTATACGAGAAGTACGAGGACAAAATTGATGCATTTGCAGAAAAAGCAATGATTGAGATCAAGAAGCAATATGCAGTATTTGATGCCAAGGTTGTAAGTAAAATACCTCGAGGACCATTGAAAGATAAAAAAAGAGCTTGA